The uncultured Hyphomonas sp. genome includes a region encoding these proteins:
- a CDS encoding GGDEF domain-containing protein, with product MADDGFHVQAERRRALIDILGVDLTSVDRQTRAAIEALCDEVIALREDLASARKALSEAELLADNDALCPMFNRRAFEREVRREIALASRFGTPLSLIFTDLDHFKPVNDIFGHATGDAVLLKVSEILLSLTRDTDIVGRLGGDEFGIVLSQATLADSQRKAAQLTERIDALTVRGAADAPDRRLRIGASCGVVAWQPGEDARHLIARADQAMFAQKANRKAGRSARG from the coding sequence ATGGCAGATGACGGCTTCCATGTGCAGGCAGAGCGGCGGCGGGCGCTGATCGACATCCTGGGTGTCGATCTGACGAGCGTTGACCGGCAGACGCGCGCCGCCATCGAGGCGCTTTGCGACGAGGTCATCGCCCTGCGGGAAGACCTCGCCAGCGCCCGGAAGGCCTTGTCGGAAGCCGAATTGCTGGCCGACAATGATGCCCTCTGCCCCATGTTCAACCGGCGCGCCTTCGAGCGCGAAGTCCGCCGCGAAATCGCGCTGGCCAGCCGTTTCGGCACGCCGCTCAGCCTGATTTTCACCGATCTTGACCATTTCAAGCCGGTGAACGACATCTTCGGCCACGCCACGGGTGATGCCGTGCTGCTGAAAGTTTCGGAAATCCTGCTCAGCCTCACGCGCGATACCGACATTGTCGGGCGCCTTGGCGGGGACGAGTTCGGCATCGTGCTGTCGCAGGCGACCCTTGCCGATTCACAGCGCAAGGCCGCCCAGCTGACGGAGCGGATCGATGCCCTGACGGTGCGCGGCGCAGCCGATGCGCCGGACAGGCGCCTGCGCATCGGCGCCTCCTGCGGGGTGGTTGCCTGGCAACCAGGCGAAGACGCCCGGCACCTGATTGCGCGGGCCGATCAGGCCATGTTTGCGCAAAAAGCGAACAGGAAAGCCGGGCGTTCTGCCCGCGGTTGA
- a CDS encoding YdcH family protein, with amino-acid sequence MSLQGRKSELANKHRQLDQRIEEEEKRPAADTLRLKDLKRQKLKIKEELRWLEAS; translated from the coding sequence ATGTCGCTACAGGGCCGGAAAAGTGAGCTCGCCAACAAGCACCGCCAGCTGGACCAGAGAATTGAAGAAGAAGAAAAACGCCCGGCTGCCGACACCCTTCGCCTCAAAGATCTCAAGCGACAGAAACTCAAGATTAAAGAAGAGCTGCGATGGCTTGAAGCCAGCTAA